The following coding sequences are from one Desulfosporosinus orientis DSM 765 window:
- a CDS encoding helix-turn-helix transcriptional regulator: MKNLKLKAARAALDMSQEQLAQAVGVTRQTIGMIEAGKFNPSLQLCIAICKALGKTLNDIFWEEY, from the coding sequence TTGAAAAATCTTAAGTTGAAGGCAGCTAGAGCGGCTTTAGATATGTCCCAGGAGCAATTGGCTCAAGCTGTTGGTGTAACGAGACAGACTATCGGAATGATCGAAGCGGGAAAGTTCAACCCATCATTACAGCTATGTATAGCCATCTGCAAAGCTTTAGGCAAAACTTTAAACGATATTTTTTGGGAGGAATACTAA
- a CDS encoding NADH-quinone oxidoreductase subunit B, with protein MDVKKEKELRDAEAASEKNILLTSLEKFLNWGRVHSFWPASFGLACCAIEMASTGNPRYDLSRFGYEVFQASPRQADLMIVAGTLTRKMAPVARRIYDQMPEPKWAIAMGNCACSGGPFADSYAVVPGADSIVPIDVYIPGCPPRPESLIFGMLQLKQKIQNPAKARLINYGK; from the coding sequence ATGGATGTGAAAAAAGAAAAAGAGCTGCGGGATGCTGAAGCCGCGTCGGAAAAAAATATTTTGCTGACCAGCCTGGAAAAGTTTCTCAACTGGGGCCGTGTACATTCTTTTTGGCCCGCATCCTTCGGGCTGGCTTGTTGTGCCATTGAAATGGCTTCAACCGGAAATCCCCGTTATGATTTATCCCGTTTCGGCTATGAGGTATTCCAGGCCTCACCGCGCCAAGCGGACCTAATGATTGTCGCGGGAACTTTGACCAGAAAAATGGCTCCGGTAGCGCGGCGTATCTATGATCAAATGCCGGAGCCAAAATGGGCCATTGCCATGGGCAATTGTGCCTGCTCCGGAGGACCTTTTGCAGATTCTTATGCAGTGGTGCCGGGAGCGGACAGCATTGTTCCCATCGATGTCTATATTCCGGGCTGCCCGCCCCGGCCGGAATCCTTGATTTTTGGTATGCTGCAGCTGAAGCAGAAGATCCAAAATCCTGCTAAGGCGAGGTTAATTAATTATGGTAAATGA
- a CDS encoding amidohydrolase family protein, whose translation MGKKIIIKNARAIVTCNPEDQVFYDSDLLIEGPQILQIGKDLSSEDAQVIDGREKFVYPGLINTHHHFFQTFVRNLMTIDYPNMLVVEWLDKIYRIFQKINSEVIYYSSLTAMGDLLKHGCTCAFDHQYCYTRAGGKELVDRQMEAAARLGIRYHAGRGTNTLPRSQGSTIPDDMLETTEEFISDCERLIQRYHDPAPFSMRQIVVAPCQPINSYIETFKESVALARSKGVRLHTHLGEGENVIMQERWQKRTLEWCEDIGFSGPDVWIAHGWELYPEEFKRMGETGTGVSHCPAPAVLGGFPILDLKALEKEKVIVSLGCDGSATNDSSSLMDSLRMAYLMQAYHSKERGGCLSPYELLKIATVNGAKTLGRNDLGSLEAGKGADLFMINTGALELTGTLHDPKNILARVGVTGPVWLTMVNGQVVFRDGQLLGVDEQALTEEGEKVCTRVLRQECEAFR comes from the coding sequence ATGGGGAAAAAAATCATCATTAAAAATGCCCGGGCCATAGTGACTTGCAATCCTGAAGATCAAGTGTTTTATGACAGTGACTTGCTCATCGAAGGACCGCAGATTCTGCAGATCGGCAAGGATCTGTCGTCAGAGGATGCCCAGGTGATCGACGGACGTGAGAAATTTGTTTATCCCGGTTTAATTAACACACATCATCATTTCTTTCAGACCTTTGTTCGCAACTTGATGACCATTGATTATCCCAATATGCTGGTGGTTGAATGGCTGGACAAAATCTATCGTATTTTCCAAAAAATCAATTCCGAGGTTATCTACTATTCTTCCCTAACCGCAATGGGGGATTTGCTTAAGCACGGCTGCACCTGTGCCTTTGACCACCAGTACTGTTATACCCGGGCAGGAGGCAAGGAACTGGTGGACAGGCAGATGGAGGCTGCGGCACGCTTAGGTATCCGGTATCATGCCGGCCGGGGGACCAATACCCTTCCCCGCAGCCAAGGCAGTACTATTCCCGATGACATGCTGGAAACTACGGAGGAATTTATCTCTGATTGTGAGCGCCTGATCCAGCGTTATCACGATCCGGCACCCTTTTCCATGCGGCAGATTGTGGTGGCTCCTTGCCAGCCTATTAACAGCTACATAGAAACCTTTAAAGAATCCGTGGCCTTGGCCAGGTCCAAGGGCGTACGCCTCCATACCCATCTGGGCGAGGGGGAAAACGTCATTATGCAGGAGCGCTGGCAGAAGCGAACCTTGGAATGGTGTGAAGACATCGGCTTCAGCGGTCCGGATGTCTGGATTGCCCACGGCTGGGAGCTGTATCCCGAGGAATTCAAGCGGATGGGAGAAACGGGTACCGGAGTGTCCCATTGCCCGGCACCGGCAGTCTTAGGCGGTTTCCCTATCTTGGACCTGAAAGCCCTGGAGAAAGAGAAGGTAATCGTCAGTCTGGGTTGTGATGGTTCGGCCACCAATGACAGTTCCAGCCTCATGGATTCACTGAGAATGGCTTACCTTATGCAGGCTTATCACAGTAAGGAGAGAGGAGGATGCCTTTCCCCATACGAATTGTTAAAAATCGCCACGGTTAATGGAGCAAAAACCTTGGGACGAAATGATTTAGGATCATTGGAGGCCGGAAAAGGGGCGGACTTGTTTATGATCAACACAGGAGCCCTGGAACTGACGGGTACCCTCCATGACCCCAAGAACATTTTGGCCCGCGTAGGCGTAACCGGTCCGGTTTGGCTGACCATGGTAAACGGGCAGGTGGTGTTCCGGGACGGGCAGCTGTTGGGTGTTGACGAACAGGCTCTCACCGAGGAAGGGGAAAAGGTTTGTACGCGGGTGCTGCGCCAAGAATGCGAGGCCTTCCGCTAA
- a CDS encoding ABC transporter permease, producing the protein MRELLSIKLALAYFQRRKLRALLTMLSVTAAMAALVALQGLNHSISDARREAAGLLGGKAHLEVKAPQGGINESLLAKVEKTPGIESAVPSLRNSAQVRKLPGFTLIMGVVFGEDEEIRSYQLKQGRLPIKDRQEILVPNELLREIQGQVGDSLQIQTMQGMRDFTVVGSLADSGVARTNQGAVVFMPLLMAQKAFGLEDKLSCISVVLHNPADTPAMQKTLGESLGNGVEVITPLQQNGEPDKMLRFLMSLDNVYGLIGLFLALYVVYNSMRVAVSEQNRQFGILRALGWGQWEIRKLVAVQAMIIGVAGSLLGLGLGTYLAEGLLNTVRDSLSEVFKISISHIRFTAGDYAAFGLMGMFTCLISAWLPARGAADISPVEAMSNRSSQTEPGYLGWRAVLGGGLFLASGLILIYGNSLGFLFQAAMLGIMLGAAVLMPPCFIFFLQKIEPLAEKLFGLTGRLGSSSLRCRPRRSVATGMPILLGLAVAFGFLGTLTSVNETFSHWVSSVISPDLVITQGLQTFSSNQVGLPESLLERVRQVEGVKAAAGLRTTGIQWQGNPIDLQMYDFSVDRHLMDPLVVEPSKDEAWEAMAREKNIWISQSLAIKYGVHRGEKLKIPTPNGTIEFSVVAVVKDFSSYNGSVYMNRQDYIRYWRDSSFDYIYLTLEPGVSPAFVQELLEGSLKNDFRTQVVLASEFREGMISLNSDICNIFNFIIIIILLVAAVGTTNSLLISVLEKRREIGALRVVGYTRGQIRGMLMIEVGLLFFAGIVLAIPTAAAIQIACTVFDKNVNGWVLDIYIPWLKMIGVSAAMFLAVGLSVVYPAWLASRVDSAQVLHSE; encoded by the coding sequence GTGAGAGAGTTGTTAAGTATAAAGTTAGCCCTGGCTTATTTTCAGCGCCGAAAACTGCGGGCGCTTTTAACGATGCTGAGTGTTACGGCAGCGATGGCGGCTTTAGTGGCTTTACAGGGGCTGAATCATAGTATCAGCGATGCCCGCCGGGAGGCTGCCGGTTTGCTGGGCGGGAAGGCTCACTTGGAGGTGAAAGCTCCTCAGGGTGGTATAAATGAGAGTTTACTGGCGAAAGTAGAAAAGACTCCCGGAATAGAATCAGCAGTTCCTTCGCTGCGGAATTCTGCCCAGGTTCGGAAATTGCCGGGATTTACCTTGATTATGGGTGTCGTATTCGGAGAAGATGAAGAAATCCGTTCCTATCAGCTGAAGCAAGGCCGCCTGCCTATTAAAGACCGGCAGGAAATCCTTGTTCCCAATGAATTGTTGCGGGAGATACAAGGGCAAGTGGGGGATAGCCTGCAGATCCAGACGATGCAGGGAATGCGGGATTTTACAGTGGTGGGAAGTCTGGCAGACAGTGGAGTGGCCCGGACCAATCAAGGCGCGGTAGTCTTCATGCCTTTGCTTATGGCGCAAAAGGCTTTCGGGCTGGAGGACAAGCTGTCCTGCATAAGTGTTGTCCTGCATAACCCAGCCGACACACCGGCGATGCAAAAAACCTTGGGGGAGAGTTTAGGGAACGGTGTAGAAGTAATCACTCCTCTGCAACAGAACGGAGAGCCGGATAAAATGCTGAGGTTTCTAATGAGCCTAGATAATGTCTATGGGCTGATAGGCTTATTCCTGGCTTTATACGTGGTGTATAACTCCATGAGGGTGGCGGTATCTGAACAAAACCGTCAGTTTGGAATTCTGCGCGCTTTAGGCTGGGGTCAGTGGGAAATCCGCAAATTAGTTGCAGTTCAGGCCATGATCATCGGGGTGGCCGGCAGTTTGCTGGGACTCGGTTTAGGGACATACCTGGCCGAAGGTTTGCTGAATACGGTGCGAGATAGTTTGAGCGAAGTGTTTAAGATTTCTATTTCGCACATTCGCTTTACGGCCGGTGATTATGCTGCCTTTGGGCTGATGGGTATGTTCACCTGTCTTATTTCCGCCTGGCTGCCTGCCCGGGGGGCTGCCGATATTTCTCCTGTTGAAGCTATGAGCAACCGCTCCTCTCAAACGGAACCCGGATACCTGGGTTGGCGGGCAGTGCTGGGGGGCGGCCTGTTTCTCGCCTCAGGGCTGATTCTGATTTACGGGAATAGTTTGGGCTTTTTATTCCAGGCAGCGATGCTGGGTATTATGCTGGGAGCCGCCGTCTTGATGCCGCCTTGCTTCATTTTCTTTTTGCAAAAGATTGAACCGTTAGCGGAAAAATTATTTGGCTTGACCGGTCGTTTAGGGTCGAGCTCTTTACGCTGCAGGCCCAGACGTTCAGTGGCAACGGGAATGCCAATCCTGCTTGGCTTGGCGGTGGCTTTCGGCTTTTTGGGAACTCTCACCAGCGTTAACGAGACATTCAGTCACTGGGTTAGTTCTGTAATTTCTCCCGACCTTGTGATTACTCAGGGATTGCAGACTTTTTCCAGCAATCAGGTGGGTTTACCCGAATCCTTATTGGAACGGGTTCGCCAAGTAGAAGGGGTAAAAGCTGCCGCCGGATTACGGACTACCGGAATTCAATGGCAAGGGAATCCCATCGACCTGCAAATGTACGATTTTTCGGTTGACCGCCATTTAATGGATCCTCTGGTGGTTGAGCCGAGTAAGGATGAAGCCTGGGAGGCCATGGCAAGGGAAAAGAATATCTGGATTTCCCAGTCCCTGGCTATAAAATATGGGGTGCACCGGGGAGAAAAACTGAAGATTCCTACTCCCAATGGAACCATTGAGTTCTCTGTTGTTGCTGTTGTTAAGGATTTCTCCAGCTATAACGGAAGTGTGTATATGAATCGTCAGGATTATATTCGCTATTGGAGGGATAGTTCTTTTGATTATATTTACTTAACCTTGGAGCCGGGTGTTTCACCGGCTTTCGTACAGGAGCTGCTGGAAGGAAGCTTAAAAAATGACTTTCGAACCCAGGTAGTCTTAGCTTCCGAATTCAGAGAAGGTATGATCAGTTTAAACAGCGATATCTGTAATATTTTTAACTTTATTATTATTATAATACTTTTGGTGGCAGCCGTTGGGACTACGAATTCCCTGCTGATTTCAGTCCTGGAGAAGAGGCGTGAAATCGGTGCCCTCCGTGTTGTGGGGTACACTCGCGGGCAGATCAGAGGCATGCTGATGATTGAAGTTGGGCTTTTGTTCTTTGCCGGAATAGTACTGGCTATCCCCACTGCAGCTGCTATTCAGATTGCGTGCACGGTTTTCGATAAAAACGTCAATGGGTGGGTCTTGGATATATACATCCCCTGGCTCAAGATGATCGGTGTCTCTGCCGCAATGTTTCTTGCTGTTGGACTGAGTGTTGTTTACCCGGCCTGGCTGGCCTCCAGGGTTGATTCTGCCCAGGTATTGCATTCGGAGTAA
- a CDS encoding NADH-quinone oxidoreductase subunit A yields MSDNFAAAGLLLAFAIVLPIVVMTVVHWLAPHKPHKEKLTTYECGNLPIGKAWIGFKINYFLYALVFAAFSVESIFLYPWALMYRKLGTYALVEMFIFMIILIIGFGYAWKRGALKWM; encoded by the coding sequence ATGTCGGATAATTTTGCCGCCGCAGGGCTGCTGCTCGCTTTTGCCATAGTCCTGCCCATTGTGGTTATGACTGTGGTCCATTGGCTGGCACCCCATAAGCCCCATAAGGAAAAGCTGACAACTTACGAATGCGGTAATTTGCCAATTGGTAAGGCTTGGATTGGATTCAAGATTAATTATTTTCTTTATGCTCTCGTCTTCGCCGCTTTTAGCGTAGAAAGCATTTTTTTATATCCCTGGGCCCTAATGTACCGTAAGTTGGGAACCTATGCTCTGGTGGAAATGTTTATCTTCATGATTATTCTCATCATTGGCTTTGGGTACGCTTGGAAAAGAGGTGCTTTAAAATGGATGTGA
- a CDS encoding BMP family protein, whose product MRIIKGLALLMCTLILLTGCGSGGTQEASTKDQKMKVALLLSGPANDQGWNATALEGLKEAESKYGLETTYSENVGVADTEAAYNDYAARGYDLIIGHGFQFGDPAVRVAEKFPKLHFMATESNSQADNMASYVMSCEQGGYLMGMLSSSMSKTGKIGVIGGIEQPSIVKELEAFKLGAKKVNPDIVVYEIYLNSFTDVAAGKDAALSMIDKGADVLYHVANQAGTGAIKAAEEKGILACGNSYDQNSIAPDTVMCSTIYNMPTVILTAVDAVKNGTFKGGITHLGMKEHVVDISSYHSFEDKIPEETKKLIADTKQQIIDGTLTVPVIEKSTK is encoded by the coding sequence ATGAGAATTATTAAAGGTTTGGCCCTTCTAATGTGTACATTGATCCTGTTGACCGGCTGCGGCAGCGGCGGTACTCAAGAGGCATCAACAAAAGATCAGAAGATGAAAGTGGCCTTGCTTCTTTCCGGTCCTGCTAACGATCAAGGCTGGAATGCCACGGCTTTGGAGGGGCTTAAAGAGGCTGAATCAAAATACGGCTTGGAAACCACTTATTCAGAAAATGTCGGGGTTGCCGACACTGAGGCGGCCTACAATGATTATGCAGCCCGGGGATACGATTTAATCATCGGGCATGGCTTCCAGTTTGGAGACCCTGCGGTCCGTGTGGCTGAAAAATTCCCTAAACTCCATTTTATGGCGACGGAGTCCAATTCCCAGGCTGATAATATGGCTTCCTATGTCATGAGTTGTGAGCAGGGCGGATATTTAATGGGTATGCTCTCCAGCTCAATGTCCAAAACAGGAAAAATCGGAGTCATCGGGGGCATCGAGCAGCCCTCGATTGTTAAGGAGCTTGAAGCCTTTAAGCTGGGGGCAAAAAAAGTTAATCCCGACATAGTTGTTTATGAAATTTACCTGAACTCTTTTACGGATGTTGCTGCAGGCAAAGATGCGGCTCTGTCTATGATTGATAAGGGGGCTGATGTTCTCTACCATGTCGCTAACCAAGCCGGCACGGGAGCTATTAAGGCGGCAGAGGAAAAAGGCATATTAGCTTGCGGTAATTCCTACGACCAGAATTCCATTGCACCTGACACCGTTATGTGTTCAACTATTTACAACATGCCAACGGTTATTTTGACGGCTGTAGACGCTGTTAAAAACGGAACATTTAAAGGTGGAATTACTCATTTGGGTATGAAAGAGCATGTTGTTGACATTTCCTCTTATCATTCTTTCGAGGACAAGATCCCTGAAGAGACTAAGAAACTCATAGCAGACACTAAGCAACAGATTATCGATGGGACTCTAACCGTCCCGGTTATCGAGAAATCCACAAAATAG
- a CDS encoding helix-turn-helix transcriptional regulator, producing the protein MKIDKGLIGGGTLLLVLSSLSEKDRYGYEVIKELELRSDQTFQFREETLYD; encoded by the coding sequence ATGAAAATCGACAAAGGGCTGATCGGGGGAGGCACTCTTTTGCTGGTGTTGTCATCGCTTTCGGAAAAGGACAGATATGGGTATGAGGTAATCAAAGAGCTTGAGCTGCGTTCTGATCAGACGTTTCAGTTTAGGGAAGAGACGCTTTATGATTAA
- a CDS encoding NADH-quinone oxidoreductase subunit C, producing MVNDSLRARVGELAARVKGEVEESLGELELTVNQQNALEALTKARNFAEVPCDFLHDLCGMDLEDHFEIVYQLSSLGGPQRLRVVARVERENPVIDSVTGLWKGADFLEREAFDMFGIHFQGHPNLKRIYMWDDFEGFPLRKDYVTESHEQRAVMRVRKEGE from the coding sequence ATGGTAAATGATTCTTTGCGGGCCCGAGTGGGCGAGCTGGCAGCCAGAGTCAAGGGAGAGGTTGAAGAGAGTCTGGGCGAACTCGAATTAACCGTCAATCAGCAAAATGCTCTGGAAGCTTTGACAAAGGCCAGAAACTTTGCAGAAGTCCCCTGTGATTTTCTCCATGACTTATGCGGAATGGATCTGGAGGACCATTTTGAAATTGTCTACCAATTATCCAGCTTGGGCGGACCTCAGCGCTTACGGGTTGTTGCGAGGGTTGAACGGGAAAATCCTGTCATTGACTCAGTTACGGGCCTGTGGAAAGGGGCGGACTTTTTAGAGCGTGAAGCCTTTGATATGTTCGGAATCCACTTTCAAGGGCACCCTAATTTAAAGCGCATTTATATGTGGGATGATTTTGAAGGGTTTCCTTTGCGCAAGGATTATGTTACTGAGAGTCATGAACAGCGTGCTGTGATGCGAGTAAGAAAAGAGGGGGAATAG
- a CDS encoding NADH-quinone oxidoreductase subunit D: MIEGTQEYALNMGPQHPSTHGVFRMVVHLDGEVVTKIEPKIGYLHRGLEKMAESRTYTQFIPYTDRLDYLAGPHNSLGYVQAVEKLMDIEVPERAQYLRVIFAELGRIASHLVMIASGSLDISGWTPWSYCFRDRERILDLFEMTAGNRMTPNYFRIGGVSQDVPDEFMPALRSFLEDMPEMLEEYYGIFFGNEIVQSRMKGVGILPKELAENLLITGANLRASGIGHDLRKAEPYGIYDRFDFDIPVLYGCDTYDRHLMRLLEIQESKKILHQALKDIPAGPVLAKVPKAIKPSAGKVYHRVENPKGEMGWYIVSNGTAKPARVRIRAGAFVNVQMLPAIAVGWKIQDLVTIFASMDLVLGEVDK; encoded by the coding sequence ATGATTGAAGGAACTCAAGAGTACGCTTTGAACATGGGCCCCCAGCACCCCAGTACTCATGGTGTCTTTCGCATGGTGGTTCATTTGGATGGAGAAGTGGTTACTAAGATAGAACCTAAAATCGGTTATCTTCACCGCGGTCTGGAAAAAATGGCGGAAAGCCGAACTTATACTCAGTTTATTCCCTACACGGATCGTTTAGATTATCTGGCGGGGCCCCATAATAGCCTGGGTTATGTTCAAGCGGTTGAAAAATTAATGGATATAGAAGTGCCGGAGCGTGCCCAGTACCTGCGCGTAATCTTTGCGGAATTGGGTCGGATTGCCAGCCATTTGGTCATGATCGCCAGCGGGTCTTTGGATATCAGCGGCTGGACCCCCTGGAGTTATTGTTTCCGTGACCGGGAAAGAATTCTTGATTTGTTTGAGATGACGGCGGGCAACCGCATGACTCCTAATTATTTCCGAATCGGCGGGGTCAGTCAGGATGTGCCCGACGAATTCATGCCGGCCCTGAGAAGTTTTCTTGAGGATATGCCTGAGATGCTTGAGGAGTATTACGGTATCTTTTTCGGCAATGAGATTGTTCAATCACGCATGAAGGGTGTGGGGATTCTGCCTAAGGAACTGGCGGAAAATCTGCTGATAACAGGGGCAAATCTGCGGGCTTCAGGAATAGGACATGATCTGCGCAAAGCTGAGCCTTACGGTATTTACGACCGCTTCGATTTTGATATCCCGGTATTGTATGGCTGTGATACCTATGATCGCCACTTAATGCGGCTGCTTGAGATTCAAGAGAGCAAAAAGATTCTCCACCAGGCCTTGAAGGACATCCCGGCCGGGCCGGTGCTGGCTAAGGTTCCCAAGGCAATTAAACCAAGCGCCGGCAAGGTTTATCATCGAGTTGAGAACCCTAAAGGGGAGATGGGCTGGTACATTGTCAGCAATGGGACGGCAAAACCGGCTCGGGTTCGCATCCGTGCCGGTGCCTTTGTTAATGTGCAAATGCTGCCTGCCATTGCTGTAGGCTGGAAGATCCAAGATCTTGTGACTATTTTCGCATCCATGGATCTCGTTTTAGGTGAGGTTGACAAGTAA
- a CDS encoding DUF6773 family protein yields MKDERIQQALNKIRSEMVIIILFGVALSFLVKTLVFDMTLQECITEYLIMIFCPIYQLIRMHMMKMSIYSEKGNKQSLKNMIIVLVIFLIMFALAVIKKMKESAVYDWQNSIIFVVLFIILFTAIFIITNKFNRHRGHVYEKEFDDD; encoded by the coding sequence ATGAAGGATGAAAGAATTCAACAGGCCCTCAATAAAATTAGAAGTGAAATGGTCATTATAATTTTGTTTGGTGTAGCATTATCGTTTCTAGTAAAAACATTGGTCTTTGACATGACTTTACAAGAGTGTATAACAGAATATCTGATTATGATTTTTTGTCCTATATACCAATTGATTAGAATGCATATGATGAAAATGAGTATTTACAGTGAGAAAGGCAATAAGCAATCCCTAAAAAATATGATTATAGTACTCGTTATCTTCTTAATTATGTTTGCCCTGGCTGTTATTAAAAAAATGAAAGAGTCTGCTGTTTACGACTGGCAGAATTCCATTATTTTTGTAGTCTTGTTTATAATTCTATTTACTGCAATCTTCATAATAACCAATAAGTTTAACCGGCATAGAGGACATGTTTATGAAAAGGAATTTGATGACGATTGA
- the nuoH gene encoding NADH-quinone oxidoreductase subunit NuoH, giving the protein MEALDKLFVNMAAAVRGLFADPHSLGADLTINMILFIVLFLVMVVAALFLSLVERKFAHWVSQRSGPNRLGPHGWFQFIADAVKMLGKEDITPANVDKFIFKMAPMMLVGVTLMVFGILPFGEGMVAIDLDLGIFYFFAVSSLSTVAMLMAGWASNNKYSLLGGLRAVAQMISYEIPLIFSLLGVVMITQTFNLSSIIEAQKTLPFIFVQPLAFLIFLTAGIAETNRAPFDHVQGEQEIVAGPFTEYSGLRWGLFMLAEYGNVVATAVIAVTMFLGGWYGPGFLPGWLWFILKIWFIIFLMMWIRWTFVRTRIDHLMHLAWKVLMPLALVNIFLTGLGIYVYDLFSARIGG; this is encoded by the coding sequence ATGGAAGCTTTAGATAAGCTGTTTGTAAATATGGCGGCTGCCGTCCGTGGGCTATTTGCCGATCCCCATTCCCTGGGAGCGGATTTGACCATTAATATGATTCTGTTTATTGTGCTTTTTTTAGTGATGGTGGTGGCAGCTTTGTTTCTTAGTTTGGTGGAACGGAAATTTGCCCACTGGGTATCCCAGAGATCGGGTCCCAACCGGCTGGGACCCCACGGTTGGTTTCAATTTATTGCTGATGCGGTAAAAATGTTGGGTAAGGAAGATATCACTCCTGCCAATGTGGATAAATTCATCTTCAAGATGGCTCCCATGATGCTGGTAGGGGTTACCTTGATGGTCTTTGGCATACTTCCCTTTGGTGAGGGAATGGTGGCTATTGATCTGGACTTGGGTATTTTTTACTTCTTTGCAGTTTCATCACTGTCCACGGTGGCTATGTTAATGGCCGGCTGGGCCTCCAATAATAAATACTCTTTACTGGGGGGGCTGCGGGCGGTTGCGCAAATGATCAGTTATGAAATTCCCTTAATCTTTTCCTTGCTGGGGGTGGTTATGATCACTCAGACCTTTAATCTATCCTCGATTATTGAGGCTCAGAAGACTCTGCCTTTTATTTTTGTGCAGCCTTTGGCTTTTCTGATTTTCCTGACAGCCGGGATTGCCGAAACGAACAGGGCTCCCTTTGATCACGTTCAGGGAGAGCAGGAGATCGTTGCCGGGCCTTTCACGGAGTATTCTGGCTTAAGGTGGGGGCTGTTCATGCTGGCGGAATACGGCAATGTGGTGGCTACGGCGGTTATCGCTGTGACCATGTTTCTGGGCGGCTGGTACGGTCCGGGATTCCTGCCGGGGTGGCTGTGGTTTATTCTGAAAATCTGGTTCATAATCTTCTTAATGATGTGGATTCGCTGGACCTTTGTGCGGACGAGGATTGATCACCTGATGCATTTGGCCTGGAAGGTTTTGATGCCCTTAGCCTTAGTGAATATCTTTTTAACGGGTCTGGGTATTTATGTTTACGACTTGTTCAGTGCACGGATAGGAGGGTAA
- a CDS encoding PadR family transcriptional regulator translates to MPVKHAILGIIKEGPRHGYELKNIFDQRIGSFWNLNYGQIYTTLDRLEKEGLVEGREEEQNSRPDKKVYAISPKGIQELTRWLQEPATKPRPLRDELFIKLLFISQENLELALRLTERQTQIYMDQMRELTETKYRLAKEGINRENVITDLLTDAALFHAEADVRWLRHVETKILEYAKM, encoded by the coding sequence ATGCCGGTTAAACATGCCATTTTGGGAATTATTAAAGAAGGACCACGCCATGGATATGAGCTTAAAAACATTTTTGACCAACGGATAGGAAGTTTTTGGAATTTAAATTACGGACAAATCTATACGACCCTGGACAGACTGGAAAAAGAGGGGTTGGTTGAGGGCAGGGAAGAAGAGCAAAATTCCCGGCCGGACAAGAAAGTCTACGCTATTAGTCCGAAAGGGATCCAAGAGCTGACCCGTTGGCTTCAAGAACCGGCAACCAAACCAAGGCCTCTGCGGGATGAACTTTTTATCAAACTTTTGTTTATCAGCCAAGAGAATCTTGAGCTGGCACTCCGGCTGACTGAACGGCAGACTCAAATATACATGGATCAGATGAGAGAATTAACGGAAACCAAGTACCGCCTGGCTAAAGAAGGGATTAACCGGGAGAATGTGATAACGGACCTGCTCACGGATGCGGCCTTGTTTCATGCCGAAGCTGATGTTCGCTGGCTGAGACATGTGGAGACTAAGATTCTTGAGTATGCCAAGATGTAG
- a CDS encoding NuoI/complex I 23 kDa subunit family protein, with protein MFGKGLLKGLSITIKRLYGPNLTEYYPEVKPTLPSRTRSSLALDPEKCISCGLCANACPNQVIDLSSEKDEKNKKRLKTYRMNMGRCLLCGLCTEVCPTKALKLCQVYENAVYHREELLWDMLARSQQGDGDN; from the coding sequence GTGTTTGGCAAAGGTTTATTAAAAGGCTTGAGTATTACAATTAAACGTCTCTACGGACCCAACCTTACAGAATATTATCCTGAAGTAAAGCCGACTCTGCCTTCTCGTACCAGGAGTTCCCTGGCTCTTGACCCGGAGAAGTGTATTTCCTGCGGGCTTTGTGCCAACGCTTGCCCGAACCAGGTCATTGATTTAAGCAGTGAAAAGGATGAGAAAAACAAAAAGAGGCTAAAGACTTACCGGATGAACATGGGCCGCTGCCTCTTGTGCGGGTTATGTACGGAAGTTTGTCCCACTAAAGCCCTTAAACTTTGTCAGGTTTATGAAAATGCAGTCTATCATCGCGAAGAATTGCTTTGGGATATGCTGGCGCGTTCTCAGCAAGGGGATGGGGATAATTAG